One stretch of Helicobacter jaachi DNA includes these proteins:
- a CDS encoding ATP-dependent helicase, giving the protein MSESKLHKAIAALNPAQAKAATHIDGAMLILAGAGSGKTKTLTTRLAYLINEVGIPPSSTLTLTFTNKAAQEMRERALMLLDSVQEAPPLLCTFHKFGLLFLRFHINALNRAANFVVVDSADKRAILKNLSKTLPPAQFDSYISSMKNAFLSPLQARAYAHSEEYKVMNKVYGEYEQYLREKNLLDFDDLLYLTYEILQNNEDIARAWSKRYEYIMVDEYQDTNELQYKILKSLCLTHNNLCVVGDDDQSIYGWRGADVRNILKFPNEFPSVKVIKLEQNYRSSEQILNAANALIAHNNERLGKELKSIKGAGSAVRLIENVTENDEASFLAKDISALLESGISPSDIAILFRINALSRSIEEGFNRAKIPYRLVGAVRFYERAEIKDLLSYLRLIVNRDDDFSFLRIINRPKRGIGKVGQEKLEQLAIKKGISCLACIEQYPQACREAIGEKAYKALYELSENLARWAAYSDLADMIEDMQSHIVFEFSKLDEVDREANIQEFYGLFRDYIISNPNNTLNDFLNDLALSSPTDEVVGEAVSCMSVHSAKGLEFKYVYIVGFEEGFFPLQKGDDEIEEERRLGYVAFTRAKDNLTLCFATSRFYRGKREILKPSRFLRESGLLGGIESKQSDTNTAQNEEAFTKGMQVEHKLFGIGVIESIDGKGAQSRLKINFAGLERVILAPFVKKIES; this is encoded by the coding sequence ATGTCAGAATCTAAACTGCACAAAGCCATTGCTGCATTAAATCCCGCTCAAGCTAAGGCAGCTACGCACATTGATGGAGCAATGCTTATTCTAGCAGGTGCAGGCAGTGGAAAAACAAAGACGCTCACTACTAGGCTTGCTTATCTCATTAATGAAGTGGGCATTCCCCCTAGCTCCACGCTCACACTTACTTTTACTAACAAAGCCGCACAGGAGATGAGAGAGCGGGCGCTTATGCTTTTAGATTCTGTGCAGGAAGCCCCGCCGCTGCTTTGCACCTTTCATAAATTTGGCTTATTATTTTTACGCTTTCATATCAATGCACTTAATAGGGCGGCAAACTTTGTCGTGGTAGATTCTGCAGATAAGCGCGCTATTTTAAAAAATCTCTCAAAAACCCTCCCACCTGCGCAATTTGATAGCTATATCTCAAGTATGAAAAATGCTTTTCTCTCTCCCTTGCAAGCTAGAGCCTACGCCCATAGCGAGGAATATAAGGTGATGAATAAAGTTTATGGCGAGTATGAGCAGTATTTGCGTGAGAAAAATTTGCTTGATTTTGATGATTTACTCTATCTTACTTATGAGATTTTGCAAAATAATGAGGATATTGCACGCGCGTGGAGCAAGCGATATGAGTATATTATGGTTGATGAGTATCAAGATACTAATGAATTGCAATATAAGATTTTAAAATCATTATGTTTAACCCATAATAATCTTTGCGTAGTGGGCGATGATGACCAAAGTATTTACGGCTGGCGCGGTGCTGATGTGCGCAATATTTTAAAATTTCCTAATGAATTTCCATCTGTGAAAGTGATTAAATTAGAGCAAAATTATCGCTCAAGTGAGCAGATTCTAAATGCGGCAAATGCACTCATTGCGCATAATAATGAGCGTTTGGGCAAGGAGCTAAAAAGCATAAAAGGCGCAGGTAGTGCGGTGCGCCTTATTGAAAATGTAACCGAAAATGATGAGGCAAGCTTTCTAGCAAAAGATATTAGCGCACTTTTAGAATCTGGCATCTCCCCAAGCGATATTGCTATTTTATTTCGCATTAATGCACTCTCTCGCAGCATTGAAGAGGGCTTTAATCGGGCTAAGATTCCATACAGGCTAGTGGGTGCGGTGCGATTTTATGAGCGCGCGGAAATTAAAGATTTACTAAGCTATTTGCGTTTAATTGTTAATAGAGATGATGACTTTTCTTTTTTGCGCATTATTAATCGCCCTAAGCGTGGCATTGGCAAAGTTGGTCAAGAAAAGCTAGAGCAGCTTGCTATAAAAAAGGGTATCTCCTGCCTTGCGTGCATTGAGCAATATCCACAGGCGTGCAGGGAAGCCATTGGAGAAAAGGCATATAAGGCTCTTTATGAGCTTAGTGAGAATCTAGCGCGATGGGCGGCGTATAGCGATTTAGCCGATATGATTGAGGATATGCAAAGCCACATTGTGTTTGAATTTAGTAAGCTTGATGAAGTCGATAGGGAGGCAAATATACAAGAATTTTATGGTTTATTTCGAGATTATATTATCTCAAATCCCAATAATACTTTGAATGATTTTTTAAATGACTTAGCCTTATCTAGCCCTACTGATGAGGTTGTGGGCGAGGCTGTGAGCTGTATGAGTGTGCATTCGGCTAAGGGATTAGAATTTAAGTATGTGTATATTGTAGGTTTTGAGGAGGGGTTTTTCCCTCTGCAGAAGGGCGATGATGAGATAGAAGAGGAGCGCAGGCTGGGCTATGTGGCTTTCACACGCGCAAAAGATAACCTCACTTTATGCTTTGCTACAAGTAGATTCTATAGAGGCAAAAGAGAGATATTAAAGCCATCGCGCTTTTTGCGAGAGAGTGGATTATTAGGAGGTATAGAATCTAAGCAGAGCGATACAAATACTGCGCAGAACGAGGAGGCATTTACCAAAGGTATGCAGGTAGAACATAAACTTTTTGGCATAGGCGTTATAGAATCTATTGATGGCAAAGGCGCGCAAAGTAGGCTTAAGATTAACTTTGCAGGCTTAGAGCGAGTAATTTTAGCTCCATTTGTAAAAAAGATAGAATCTTAA
- a CDS encoding RDD family protein, which yields MSESKRWRKVKSQHIKPKDTQKPQSAWINLYDFSLKKQLILMHASARIKAFITDMFMINMPLLYLTTYVFLDGKEDFTHNQMAILSCGLAYGIITSLFFALTHQTPGFRYMQLRLVRFPTQKPHTPHHTAPATQELDSIKIGFFRAFARYVLWVFGTSFLFGILIGFLRRDGRCLHDIVCKTQVISI from the coding sequence ATGTCAGAATCTAAGCGCTGGCGCAAAGTCAAATCACAGCACATAAAGCCTAAAGATACGCAAAAGCCTCAAAGTGCGTGGATAAATCTATATGATTTTAGCCTAAAAAAGCAGCTCATACTCATGCATGCAAGTGCGCGGATAAAGGCATTTATCACAGATATGTTTATGATTAATATGCCCCTTTTATACCTTACTACCTATGTCTTTTTAGACGGCAAGGAGGATTTTACGCATAATCAAATGGCTATCCTCTCCTGCGGGCTAGCCTATGGGATTATCACTTCGCTTTTTTTTGCCCTCACACACCAAACGCCGGGTTTTCGCTATATGCAATTAAGGCTAGTGAGATTTCCCACCCAAAAACCGCATACTCCGCACCACACCGCGCCTGCTACACAAGAGCTAGATTCTATAAAAATAGGCTTCTTTCGGGCATTTGCGCGCTATGTGCTGTGGGTATTTGGCACAAGCTTTCTATTTGGCATACTCATAGGCTTTTTACGCCGCGATGGGCGATGTTTGCATGATATTGTGTGCAAGACACAAGTGATAAGTATCTAA
- a CDS encoding DUF2147 domain-containing protein produces MSKLVFMLTLCASIAFSAQLEGYYMTHKGEKGQQSIVEFFKKGDKYYAYGFANVDGSPPKKDVNNENKALRNRYDKGSVFVYNLVRDGNSDVFKDGKVYNFDAGKVYYAKITLKGDMLELRGSIDKFGAMGETKIWKRLSDEEVKPYLSQKPDFSVVEESLKDIQP; encoded by the coding sequence ATGTCTAAATTAGTGTTTATGCTCACTTTATGCGCAAGTATTGCTTTTAGCGCGCAGTTAGAGGGGTATTATATGACGCACAAGGGTGAGAAAGGGCAGCAATCTATTGTTGAGTTTTTTAAAAAAGGCGACAAATATTATGCCTATGGCTTTGCTAATGTCGATGGCTCGCCGCCTAAAAAAGATGTAAATAATGAAAATAAAGCCCTAAGAAATCGCTATGATAAAGGCAGCGTGTTTGTCTATAATCTTGTGCGCGATGGCAATAGCGATGTGTTTAAAGATGGCAAGGTGTATAACTTTGATGCGGGCAAGGTGTATTATGCAAAGATTACGCTAAAAGGCGATATGCTCGAACTGCGCGGGAGTATTGATAAATTTGGCGCGATGGGTGAGACAAAGATTTGGAAAAGATTAAGCGATGAGGAGGTAAAGCCCTATCTTTCTCAAAAGCCTGACTTTTCTGTGGTAGAGGAAAGTTTAAAGGACATACAGCCCTAA
- the pyrE gene encoding orotate phosphoribosyltransferase, protein MLDVKKCYMDANALLKGHFLLSSGNHSDHYLQSARVLENPKVAQQLAKELAKQIKKANLNIQCVCSPALGGILAGYELARALDVRFIFTERVEGQMQLRRGFEVSKGERVLICEDIITTGGSALESAQCVEFAGANVVAYAGLANRGFCKRVGSTLERKKEARLPEHIPLFALADFVFNMYEPHNCPLCKQGAQKAIKPGSRGN, encoded by the coding sequence ATGCTTGATGTGAAAAAATGCTATATGGACGCTAATGCTTTGCTCAAAGGGCATTTTTTGCTTAGCAGCGGCAATCATTCTGACCATTATTTGCAATCTGCGCGCGTGCTAGAAAATCCCAAAGTCGCGCAGCAATTAGCCAAAGAGCTAGCCAAACAGATAAAAAAAGCAAATCTTAACATACAATGTGTCTGCTCTCCCGCACTTGGAGGGATTTTAGCAGGTTATGAGCTTGCTAGGGCTTTAGATGTGAGATTTATTTTTACAGAGCGAGTTGAAGGGCAAATGCAGCTAAGGCGCGGCTTTGAGGTATCAAAAGGTGAGCGGGTGCTTATATGTGAGGATATTATTACCACAGGCGGTTCGGCTTTAGAATCTGCGCAATGCGTGGAGTTTGCTGGAGCAAATGTAGTGGCGTATGCAGGGCTAGCTAATCGTGGATTCTGTAAGCGTGTAGGCTCAACGCTAGAGCGCAAAAAAGAGGCTCGCTTGCCGGAGCATATTCCGCTTTTTGCGCTTGCAGATTTTGTGTTTAATATGTATGAGCCGCATAATTGCCCACTATGCAAGCAAGGCGCACAAAAAGCTATTAAGCCCGGCAGCCGTGGTAACTAA